A region of the Dysidea avara chromosome 9, odDysAvar1.4, whole genome shotgun sequence genome:
CAAAGAAGGCTACTGCTACATCTGTTGTTGACACAGGAGTAATTTGTAGCTCATTGGCCATTGCCACCGAGATAAACGAGCGTTTTGCACCCTCATTGAAGAGTATGTTTGCCTGGGTCCTGATACCACCAGCAATTATTGGGGCAACAGCTGTTTTAAGCAAACAGGTTGTGGTGTTGTTCTCAGAAGCCTCACAGTGTGATGCTGGTGTTAGGAGTCCACTGGTGGGTGTGGTGACCTCTGTCTTCTGCTCATCACTCGCCTCTTCTGAAATAATGGTTGTTTCACTGTTGCAAAGGCTGGTGTGATGTTTCTTTTTGCACTTCCTACAATGAAACTTGGATGGGCACTGAGATACCCTGTGGCGAGCAAGACAATTAAAACAAAGTGTATTGTCCTTGACAATGTCAAGTCATTTCTGATAATCTGTGACAACATTACAATTATGTGTAGGATGGTGTCCTTTGCAAAACACACACTGTTACTTACGCTTGCTGTTGAAGCCATCTTGGCGCTGTTTCTTATTGAAGTGATCTCTAGAATTAATGGTGAATGTTGTACTTGATCTTGGAATCTGCTTGTGTGGTTGTATTGCCCACACTCAAGGACTCTAATTTCCTTAAGAATTGCAGCCATGAGATCAGAAAGAATCCATTGAGAGTTTGAATGTTCTCGTGCAAGATTTCTCTGGACATCTATGGGTAGTTTGTCTAAGATGACCGGTACAAGTAGTTCACCATACGATGTTTCTGATTTTCCTAATGATGCCAGCCCTCGAATGTGGCTTTCCACTGAGCCATAAAAAATTTGAAGACTAGTAAGACTATTTGATGGGGATGGCATGTCTCTGAGGGCTCGCTTATGAGCATCCACTATTTTGTGTCTTTGACCATAGTGGTCTTCTAGTAATGCAATGGAGTTAGTATAATTTGCCTCAGTGAGTGGAAGAACTACAATTGTCCTAGCAGCATCTCCCTAAAACTGCACCTTCAAGTAGGAAAACTTCTGGATCCCACTCAAGTTGGGGTTGGCATGGATTGTCATGTACAAAGAATCCCACAATGTTAACCAGTTCAAGGGGTCTCCTGAGAATGTAGGCAACGTAAGCTTGGGAAGACCAGTGTTGGCAAACTGTTTATGGTCTTGAACTGGTGGAGTCACAAGAGTTGTGATTACTGAGGCTGGGAATCTGTGAGCTTGTGTAGACAGCGGTGATTCATGGAGGTTCCCTGGGGCAAATGCTGTAAACATAAATGGCCTGTAAGGACTGATACTGCTAGGTGTAGCGGCTGTGTAGTAGGTTGCTGGAATTAATGGGGGTGGCCTTGATCCATCACTGTAGAGCAAGCTTGTCATTCTAGGGGGTGGCATTGTAGCCCCTTGTGTGCTAGTTACTTTAACATTGTACTCATCTGTAGGTAAGTGGTAAGTAGTAGCTGTTGATACATAGGAAGTAGCCATAGATAAGTGGGAAGTAGCAGGTGTAGATACATCTGAGGTAGCAGCTGTAGGTACATCTGAGGTAGCAGATGGGAGGTAGCAGCTGTAGGTACATGGGAGGTAGCTTCTGATGTCATGGAGGTAGTTGACAAGGGAATATCACTAGCTTGAGCTACATTACTTGTTGATTGTGTTTGGCTTCTGTTAGACTGTACCTGACTGACTGGTGTTGGAGAGACTCTGCCAGAGTGTCTTGTAGTGTTTAATTTAATGTACCTCCGTGCTCGAATGATCTTATCCATTATATCGTCATGTATTGAGTTGTTCTATAGAATTGTTTAATGACGTGATCATGTAATCGCCGAATTCTCCATCAATTATTTTGTCGATCTTAGTGAAGAGTTAAGTCACATGACCCTTGTATCCTCTCTGTGAGGCTATTAGATGAGTCTGCTCCTCCATTGGTTCGCTAAAACAATGGCAACAATAACAGTTCAGATTATAGGTGTGGCTTGCCTTGACGGGTACTGTTAAGAATAAattgccacggtaccacgacttATGCGACTGGGGTTATAGTTGATAGTAGCGACGAGAGTAGTGAACTAAAACTGGTCACAGTACCACAAATAATGCCAATATGGCAACAGAAGGTTCAAGCCAGGAGCTAACGACTTGGTAGAGTGTGATTGATACAAATAATGATGACACGCTACAACACACACAGCAACAACTTAGCACATGTGATCGCACACTATATTTAGACTATTCTAATTATTGTTACATTCTAGTTAATGTCACAGTAACTTTCCTACAACTAGGAGGAACTGACTCATCTAGTAGCGATACAGCTCGAGGTCACgaagcacgcacacacaccatgACAGATTAACTAACAACTATATGAATACAATCAAGTCACATGTCTATATACCTATACATTACGTCAGCTATGATTACGTAAGTACTAAACGTTATTCTACACAGACGGCAGCTTGTCAGACAACAAAAAATTGTGGTCAATCTGGGTGAATCCAATAATATGCTGTCTGCACTTCAGTAGATATGTGTTGGACTTCACAAAACTCAAGAACCATAAAACACCTGGCAACACTGGGTGACTCTAAAATATTCACTACTACAACTCACACATTATGCAATGAAGTCACGTGCAAGTGCAACCCcaaaaaatttccccctcgaaatatttaggcagTATCGCCCCTCATAATTGCACATGCAACTAAAACAGCCCGGTTTTTTTTTCAATTGACTGTAGACGTACACTTACTCAAAAAAGTCTCCCAGACAATTGGATACCAGTAGTTATAACTGCGTCGCGTAAAACTGGTAAAACATGAACTCTTTACCGGGTTTCTCAGTCATTACTGTACAAAGACTGGACCTGTGAACGTGTATGTAATGAGAGGATGCCGGGAGAATGGGCATAGTAATTGCCGCAGCACAACATGTATTTTATGGCATATGCGAAACTGTAAattgctactgttcattatgccactatacagttaccctggtgtgtagtaatgctgcaggcagtgcagggaatgtgacagcaatagttaaccaacgatcaacttgccagtagacaGTATCCTTCGAGATATCCTTCGAGTTATCcaagagcaagcttgaggagcaagctagtctcactAGTCCTGCTGCCAGACTTCTGTTTCAGTGCAGAGGCTTATCAATTAAAGGTTATAAGTGCCTGTACTGAAAAACCTCTAATTGGTAAGTCCTTGCAcagaggtctggccatgcgagactagcttgctgtaaggatatctcgaaggatattgtctactggcaagttgatcgctggttaactattgctgttacattccctgcactgcatgcagcattactacacaccagggtaaggaataagtactgtatagtggcataatgaacagtagtgaaattattaagagacagttttcgcatattctgCTGTTCGTCTTCAACGTTTAGAAGTGGGCtacaggtgccctaagggtgttTACTAGCACGATTCCacaaatccaaccatagaatgtgcaaaaaccaaaaatatgtcagtccagcagtccagtccactgaatagtaatgcCCAATTTTAAGtcatgcattgccaatgttgCAGGAACATGCTTGCCATGTTACAGGCACTTGCTGAAATATAACTCATTGTTGTGCCTTGACACTTGCAAACAAGAAATGTAGCACAAACAAGctcattacacctccctctaatttgGTACAGCTGTTCCTGTCCATTTTAAATGCGCATGAGCGGTGGTACTATGTTTTCAGCCAATCACATTaattttcagtatcaaacttatTGTAATCTCTTTGTACCTGTGCATACCACATTAGAAGAATAgcaccaggcttattgttttcatctgagaACATGCCGCAACTATGAAattgtgaagtggccattacatttCACTTTCAGCTTTGTTCAGTCTGCTACACAGCATTTACAAACCAAGAACACTACGAGAAggtcctctgcaatcaatccagtcacaacagaaaacttgAATGATTCCCATTGCAAACTAGCCTCGCATGGCATAGGGTCTGGACATGCAAGACTAGTTACTAACATATCATGCAgcactaccatgaattgacaccttgcgctgtcagaaaagacaaatgggacacaaaggaggatgctggtaagtccatgaagcatacattgtaatactgcggtatgtcaaaaggtacctgttggctgaagcgacatcgaaatccgtagccttagccatcaTAGAGTTACtgtacgcttgtctgaaggcatcagtcagtcagtggaaaataccactaactttttttttaatttgtagcaatctattggaagcatttcaggtcatactgaagacacttttgtgcttggttatgccaagagtacataatatatatatttaggagagtatccaacgctgtattgccccttcaaaacgcaCTGCGTAATAATAGGCCTGTTTACACTAGCTTTAAACTGTATTAAACTGGTTCAATTCTAATGCGGTTTTAGTGCGTTTACACTGCAGTTATGGTCAAGTGAGTTAGGTGATTCCTAAGTGTTAATTCAATTATAATAAGCACACCTGAAAACCATAATTGCTTCTGGCACTTTTATCAAGAGGTTTAACAATGGAGTTAGCACGTTGTCTACTAAGCATGTGGCTGATTCTCAAGTTATTACAAACTAGAAGGCAAGCCTCAAGAAGACATAGAGTAAGATTATTTCTTCAAAAGCAATTGAAAAGTGTTGCTGTCAGTGATTTTATCCAGTCTCGGCCTTTACCAGAGTTCAATAATAGTTGATAGGAGATTGTGGGTAAAACAGAGGAGCAGTGACTGGTGGGACAGGGTTGTTGTACAGTTTGATGATGAAGAATGGCGTGAAAATTTTCGAATGAGTCGAGCGCTATTTAACTATTTATGCAGTGAACTAAGGGAGCATATAGAAAGGCAAGATACTAGATTACGATCTTCTGTGAGTGTTGATAGAAGAGTTGCCATTACATTGTGGCGTTTGGCAACAAATTCAGATTATCGGAGTATTGGGCATATGTTCGGGGTTGCCAaaggtactgtatgtgtaatatTACATGAAGTTTGTAATGCCATAGTGCAAGTTTTAATGAAGAAATACATTAACTTTCCAACTGGCCAACAGTTAAAGGAAACAATAGATGGATTTGAAAGACTTCATGGTTTTCCACAATGTGTTGGTGCTGTTGATGGCACTCATATAGAAATTTTAGCTCCAGAGGAATATGCAAAAGATTACTACAATCGTAAAGGCTATTACTCTATTTTAATGCAAGCTGTTGCTGACCATCGCTACTGCTTCACTGATATTAACATTGGTTGGCCTGAATCAGTACATGATGCTCGTGTTTTCAAAAATTCACAACTATATTTTAGAGCTAGTCAAGGAACACTTTTACCAGCTAACTGCTGCAAAGTCATGAATGGTGTTAGAGTTCCCTTAATAATATTGGGAGATTCAGCGTACCCACTTTCAAAATGGCTAATGAAGCCCTATTCTGATAACGGTCATCTTTCATCATCAACAAAAGATTTTAATTACAGGTTAAGCAGGGCTCGAATTGTCATTGAAAATGCATTCGGAAGACTTAAAGGAAGATGGCGATGTTTGCTGAAACGAAATGACACAGACCTTCATTACTTACCTAATGTCATTGCAGCTTTTGTGCTACACTGCACAACATGTGTGAAATTCACAAGGAACATTTTAATGAAGAATGGTGTACCAGCAGTGGCCATACCTCTGCAGATAGTGGAATTCCCTCGTAGCAGTGCAACTGATGCTACTGCTGAAACTATAAGAAGTGCATTAAAAAATTATGTGTTATCGCATCCACTTTAAACACTATACAATACACAAATAGAATAAACCCTAAATCAGCACACATGCTACATATTTTGTTCACAAGTGTTTACATGATCATCTTTCCTAATAATCAAATTCGGGTCTCTCATCGGGAGGCATCCCTTCTGTTTGTTGTTGATAGTGCACATGTGGTGAATTGTAATAATACGTGTGTGGCGAAGGTGCAACTGGCATAGAGGATGACTGCACCATGCCCATCATCATTCTCATCATTCTCTCTTCATGCTGTCTCTCTTCCTTTCGCATTTTTTCTTCAAAGCTAAAAAAACGAGTTTCAGCTTCTTGTTGCTGCGCCATAAACTTGTCAACAATCCCTCCAACCACTTTTTCCATAGCAGCACCCTTTTTGCTTAATTTAGATTTTTTAGTTGTAACAGTTATTTTGCTTTTGGGTTGCGTAGAGTCAGATTGTGTATCTAAACTTTCATCTGGCTTTCGTAAATCATTACTGCCGTGTGGTGAATCATCAACCTGTGTGGGGTTAGCAGCATCTTGCGTCAGAAGGCTATCAGCTTGTGTCAAATCATCATCACTAACTTGCGTCTGGTCATCATCAACCTGTGTGAGACCATCTTCTAGTTGCGTGGGATAATCAACTTGTGTCAAATCGTCATCAAACAGCGAACGCTCTACTTCATCACCTGGTGTCATATCACCATTCTGTTGGCCAATACTGACATCATCGGTGCTGCTACCACTACTCCCTTGCATGCTTTCAAATATAGTTGGTGGCTGTATAGCAGCACGTTTACGCATGATTTTGTCAAGCAAATCAAAATGCTTCCACTCTTTCCTACCCTTTCCTGTTTGTCTGTTGTTGTCTTTTATCTTTTTATAGTCAGTTTTCAGATTCTTAATCTTTTGTCTACATTGCTCCCAGTCTCTTTCATAGCCTAATTCTGCCATTTTACAAGCTACCTTCTCAAAGACAGTTTTGTTTCTTCTGGCTCCATCAAGTTGGTCTTGAATCTTATCATCACTCCATATTGCAATTAATGCTTTTACTTCACTGTTGGTCCACGATAAACCACCTCGAGTAGCCATAGTTAAACTGGATTGACAGCTGTCACCTGTTTACACTACTATTTGAACTGGCTTCAAAATACCTGAATGTTACgcaatagtcatcatcaccaaaggtgttaacttgcttcaagagctacaatggccttgaagtgcttgcaggtcttccctttggtatatcaacgcctatcaacaAGTTTTTCATGGCAaagccatgtgttggagtttactgaaagtatactaaaatattcggatatgttacacaatgttgcacaat
Encoded here:
- the LOC136266469 gene encoding zinc finger and SCAN domain-containing protein 29-like translates to MATRGGLSWTNSEVKALIAIWSDDKIQDQLDGARRNKTVFEKVACKMAELGYERDWEQCRQKIKNLKTDYKKIKDNNRQTGKGRKEWKHFDLLDKIMRKRAAIQPPTIFESMQGSSGSSTDDVSIGQQNGDMTPGDEVERSLFDDDLTQVDYPTQLEDGLTQVDDDQTQVSDDDLTQADSLLTQDAANPTQVDDSPHGSNDLRKPDESLDTQSDSTQPKSKITVTTKKSKLSKKGAAMEKVVGGIVDKFMAQQQEAETRFFSFEEKMRKEERQHEERMMRMMMGMVQSSSMPVAPSPHTYYYNSPHVHYQQQTEGMPPDERPEFDY